From Streptobacillus canis, a single genomic window includes:
- a CDS encoding TetR/AcrR family transcriptional regulator codes for MEKKKTLKEKKQNVIVQSANLFFKKGYVNTGVQDILDVCNIPKGSFYYYFKSKDDLLLHVIEYHRDNILELFEKTVDDLSIYKLKSFFSIFLNNIAIIEIEDNINEEEEKVIKKENNLLFDNNLLYYKTKKFYGGSPLGNLNSELSNLSDEINNKIVDAYFQIESRIYFFLETLSIVHNKYKSEFIDYYTYLLVNNLEGTCLKLKRMRNQEPIEEFLKFFDILIDKMIHD; via the coding sequence ATGGAAAAGAAAAAAACACTGAAGGAAAAAAAACAAAATGTAATTGTACAAAGTGCAAATCTTTTTTTTAAAAAAGGTTATGTAAATACTGGTGTACAAGATATTTTAGATGTTTGTAATATACCAAAAGGCTCATTTTATTACTATTTTAAAAGTAAAGATGATCTACTTTTACATGTAATAGAATATCATAGAGATAATATACTAGAACTATTTGAAAAAACAGTCGATGATTTATCTATATATAAACTAAAATCATTTTTCTCTATATTTTTAAATAATATTGCAATTATAGAAATTGAAGATAATATTAATGAAGAAGAAGAAAAAGTTATAAAAAAAGAAAATAACTTACTATTTGATAATAACCTATTATATTATAAAACTAAAAAATTTTATGGTGGATCACCTCTAGGTAATTTAAATTCAGAGCTATCAAATTTAAGTGATGAAATTAATAACAAAATTGTAGACGCCTATTTTCAAATTGAAAGTAGAATATATTTCTTTTTAGAAACTTTAAGTATAGTGCATAATAAGTATAAATCAGAATTTATAGATTATTATACGTATCTTCTAGTTAATAATCTCGAAGGAACTTGCTTAAAACTAAAAAGAATGAGAAATCAAGAACCTATAGAGGAATTTCTAAAGTTCTTTGACATTCTAATAGATAAAATGATTCATGATTAA
- the cas1 gene encoding CRISPR-associated endonuclease Cas1: protein MEIILNEYGSKIRIKDKMFLVENQDKSKSFSPYKVDRIMISSKSSISGEVVDVCHKHNIDLLFLDAYNYPITRIWNNKFGSISTLRKKQIEFFKTGNSLNLVKEWHIEKIKKSITLFKGDKNLVNEMELIQNKIKKLSIENDLIEFRNKLFSLEGQASKLFFLKYNSTLPLKYRAKVREKRKTKTKINAMLNYGFGILYNLLEKYIIIAGMDPSYGIIHINNYGKVPFVYDLIEKYRYLIYKMVKEIVEFTEYQEDDFSIVENKLKLSDKVRKDIAEYFRKNFEKEILEMKKYVKSLAMHILKNE, encoded by the coding sequence GTGGAAATAATTCTTAATGAATATGGTTCGAAGATTAGAATAAAAGATAAAATGTTTTTAGTTGAGAATCAAGATAAATCAAAAAGTTTTTCACCCTATAAAGTTGATAGGATAATGATATCATCAAAAAGTAGTATTTCTGGTGAAGTTGTTGATGTTTGTCATAAACATAATATCGATTTATTGTTTCTTGATGCATATAATTATCCTATTACTAGAATATGGAATAATAAGTTTGGTTCAATATCAACATTAAGAAAAAAGCAAATAGAATTCTTTAAAACTGGTAACTCATTAAATCTAGTAAAAGAATGGCACATAGAAAAAATAAAAAAATCTATTACTTTATTTAAAGGAGATAAAAATTTAGTAAATGAAATGGAATTAATTCAAAATAAAATAAAAAAATTATCAATTGAAAATGATCTTATTGAATTTAGAAATAAACTTTTTTCTTTAGAAGGACAGGCGTCTAAATTGTTTTTTCTTAAATATAATTCTACACTACCTTTAAAATACAGGGCTAAGGTTAGAGAAAAAAGAAAGACAAAAACAAAAATAAATGCAATGTTAAATTATGGATTTGGAATTTTATACAATCTATTAGAAAAATATATAATAATTGCAGGAATGGATCCAAGTTATGGAATAATACATATAAATAATTATGGTAAAGTTCCTTTTGTGTATGATTTAATAGAAAAGTACAGATATCTAATCTATAAGATGGTTAAAGAAATAGTTGAATTTACTGAATACCAAGAAGACGATTTTTCAATCGTAGAAAATAAACTTAAACTAAGTGATAAAGTAAGGAAAGATATTGCTGAATATTTTAGAAAAAATTTTGAAAAAGAAATTTTAGAAATGAAAAAATATGTTAAATCATTAGCTATGCATATCTTAAAAAATGAGTAA
- a CDS encoding NCS2 family permease, whose translation MKNFFKFDIYETNFKTEVIAGITTFLTMAYILGVNVGILTIAGIPANSVFIATAISAAVACLFMGFYSNSPIALAPGMGLNAFFTFTVVLTYGYTWQEALAMVFLSGIIFLLISLLGLRKLIIESIPASLKQSIGAGIGFFIAFIGLVKMGIIVASPATLVTLGNFKNPTVLLALFGLFITLILMSLEFKSAIFIGLFITALVGVLLNKIGITGMPNTPTQIISFDFDTSAFGAFITGLKSILRKPETIVVIFTMLFVDFFDTAGTLIAVTNKINTDNTKEYNMDKMFYSDAIGTIVGSIFGTSNVTSYIESTSGVAVGGRTGLTSIVVGILFLLSTLFSPLLTVIGSIEVNGAFLEPIVAPSLVVVGILMATQLSNVDWHDFSTAASGFTTIIIMILSYSIADGIAAGFIVYVLSKLFTKKKNEIGKVVWVLFIIFLLHFILK comes from the coding sequence ATGAAAAATTTTTTTAAATTTGACATTTATGAAACTAATTTTAAAACTGAAGTGATTGCCGGAATAACAACTTTTCTAACAATGGCATACATTTTAGGTGTAAATGTTGGAATACTTACTATAGCTGGTATTCCTGCAAATTCCGTATTTATTGCAACTGCAATATCCGCAGCTGTAGCATGTTTATTTATGGGCTTTTATTCTAATTCTCCTATTGCTCTTGCTCCAGGAATGGGACTAAATGCCTTCTTTACATTTACTGTTGTACTAACTTACGGATACACTTGGCAAGAGGCTTTAGCAATGGTATTTTTATCAGGAATAATTTTTTTACTTATTTCTTTATTAGGTTTAAGAAAATTAATAATCGAATCTATTCCTGCAAGCTTAAAACAATCTATAGGTGCTGGAATAGGATTTTTTATAGCATTTATAGGTTTGGTTAAAATGGGTATAATAGTTGCAAGTCCTGCAACCTTAGTAACACTTGGAAATTTCAAAAATCCAACTGTTCTACTTGCTCTATTCGGTTTATTTATAACACTTATACTTATGTCTTTAGAATTTAAATCTGCAATATTTATAGGTCTTTTTATAACTGCATTAGTTGGTGTTTTATTAAATAAAATTGGAATTACAGGAATGCCTAACACACCTACACAAATTATAAGTTTTGATTTTGATACTTCTGCTTTTGGAGCCTTTATTACAGGTTTAAAATCTATTTTAAGAAAACCAGAAACTATAGTCGTTATTTTCACTATGTTATTTGTTGACTTTTTTGATACAGCTGGTACTTTAATAGCTGTTACAAATAAAATTAATACTGATAATACCAAAGAGTACAATATGGATAAGATGTTTTATTCTGATGCAATAGGAACAATAGTTGGTTCAATCTTTGGAACTTCAAATGTAACAAGTTATATTGAATCTACAAGTGGAGTTGCTGTAGGCGGAAGAACTGGTTTAACATCTATAGTAGTTGGAATCTTATTCTTACTTTCAACTTTATTTTCACCTCTTTTAACTGTAATAGGTAGTATAGAAGTAAATGGCGCATTCCTAGAACCAATAGTTGCACCATCTTTAGTAGTTGTAGGTATTTTAATGGCAACACAACTATCTAATGTTGATTGGCATGATTTTTCTACTGCAGCATCTGGATTTACTACTATTATCATTATGATATTATCATACTCTATAGCTGATGGAATTGCAGCTGGATTTATAGTTTATGTATTATCAAAATTATTTACTAAAAAGAAAAATGAAATTGGAAAAGTTGTTTGGGTATTATTTATAATATTCTTATTACACTTTATATTGAAATAA
- a CDS encoding FAD-dependent oxidoreductase gives MKKIYDLIIIGSGPAGLSAGIYAGRSKLDVLILEKDNKGGQIAITDEIVNYPGIAKSTGAKLMKDMREQAISFGVNFVTEEVMDMNFSEDIKVVKTLNNEYEALSVVIATGAAPRKLGFKGEEEFTGRGVAYCATCDGEFFTGLDIYVIGAGFAAAEEAMFLTKYGKSVTIIAREPEFTCAKSIADKVKAHPKINIKFNTELLELIGDTKPRKAIFKNNITGEITELNTDKTFGVFVFVGYAPISDIFKGHVEIDKNGFIPTNELLETNIRGIYAAGDIRPKSLRQVVTAVADGAIASTSIEKYVYELREHLGLQKKEENVVETVIEKKVFLDENLKAQLSAVASKFSNSIELVYVGDGSHFENNDILNAVTDIANCSDKIKLTILNKGDNPEVEAKIKLEKTPTIAILDKSGEFSGIKYSTIPGGHELNSFILGMYNVAGPGQPLTQDRIDNINKVDKKVSIKVGISLSCTKCPKVVQSTQKIATINNNIDVEVINIFSFPEFKDKYNIMSVPAMIIEDKVYFGEKGIEEIIEVIK, from the coding sequence ATGAAAAAAATTTATGATTTAATAATAATAGGAAGTGGGCCAGCAGGACTTAGTGCAGGAATATATGCAGGTCGTTCAAAACTTGATGTACTAATTTTAGAAAAAGATAATAAAGGTGGACAAATAGCTATAACTGATGAAATAGTTAACTATCCAGGTATAGCGAAAAGTACTGGTGCTAAGTTAATGAAAGATATGAGAGAACAGGCTATTTCTTTTGGTGTTAATTTTGTTACTGAAGAAGTTATGGATATGAATTTTAGTGAAGATATTAAAGTAGTTAAAACACTAAATAATGAATATGAAGCATTATCGGTTGTTATTGCAACAGGTGCAGCGCCAAGAAAACTTGGATTTAAAGGTGAAGAAGAATTTACAGGAAGAGGAGTAGCATATTGTGCAACTTGTGATGGAGAATTTTTTACAGGACTTGATATTTATGTTATAGGAGCAGGATTTGCTGCAGCAGAAGAAGCTATGTTTTTAACTAAATATGGTAAGAGTGTAACGATTATTGCAAGAGAACCAGAATTTACTTGTGCTAAATCTATAGCGGATAAAGTAAAAGCTCATCCAAAGATTAATATTAAATTCAATACAGAATTACTAGAATTAATTGGAGATACTAAACCAAGAAAAGCTATATTTAAGAATAATATTACTGGAGAAATAACAGAACTTAATACAGACAAAACATTTGGAGTATTTGTTTTTGTTGGATATGCCCCTATATCAGATATATTTAAGGGACATGTAGAAATTGATAAAAATGGCTTTATACCAACAAATGAATTATTAGAAACTAATATTAGAGGTATTTATGCTGCAGGTGATATTAGACCTAAAAGTTTAAGACAAGTAGTTACAGCAGTAGCAGATGGTGCTATAGCTTCTACAAGTATTGAAAAATATGTATATGAATTAAGAGAACATTTAGGATTGCAAAAAAAAGAAGAAAATGTTGTTGAAACTGTAATAGAGAAAAAAGTATTCTTAGATGAGAATTTAAAAGCTCAACTTAGTGCAGTTGCTTCAAAATTTAGTAATAGTATAGAACTTGTATATGTTGGAGATGGAAGTCATTTTGAAAATAATGATATATTAAATGCAGTAACTGATATTGCAAATTGTTCAGATAAAATTAAACTTACGATATTAAATAAAGGAGATAATCCTGAAGTAGAAGCTAAAATTAAACTTGAAAAAACACCAACTATAGCTATTTTAGATAAATCAGGAGAATTTTCAGGGATTAAATATTCTACTATACCTGGGGGTCATGAGTTAAATTCATTTATTTTAGGTATGTATAATGTTGCAGGACCTGGTCAACCTTTAACACAAGATAGAATTGATAATATTAATAAAGTTGATAAGAAAGTAAGTATTAAAGTTGGTATATCACTTTCATGTACTAAATGTCCAAAAGTAGTGCAATCTACACAAAAAATTGCTACAATTAATAATAATATTGATGTAGAAGTGATAAATATATTCTCATTTCCAGAGTTTAAAGATAAATACAATATTATGAGTGTACCAGCTATGATAATTGAAGATAAAGTATATTTTGGAGAAAAAGGAATAGAAGAAATTATAGAGGTAATTAAATAG
- a CDS encoding copper homeostasis protein CutC: MKIEICAGNIEDIIIAEKMNIDRIELNQGLSTGGLTPSYALVKRALEISSKDIIVMIRPREGSFTYTIEEYQIMKEDAINFLKMNIKGIVFGFLNEDRSIDIEKTKEFIELAKNFNKEAIFHRAIDVSNDYQNNLKLLTKLGITRILTSGAATNATLGIENIKKAIEQKFPIIIGCGINKDNIHLFKNLGAKEIHGSFSKKIPNKYHIDFGNYSILDQNVVLTIDFNTF, from the coding sequence ATGAAAATAGAAATATGTGCAGGTAATATAGAAGATATTATTATAGCTGAAAAAATGAATATAGATAGAATAGAACTAAATCAAGGTTTAAGCACTGGTGGTCTAACTCCTTCATATGCATTGGTTAAAAGAGCATTAGAAATATCATCTAAAGACATAATTGTAATGATTAGACCTAGAGAAGGGAGTTTTACATACACTATTGAGGAGTATCAGATTATGAAAGAAGATGCAATTAATTTTTTAAAAATGAATATTAAAGGAATAGTATTTGGTTTTTTAAATGAAGATAGATCCATTGATATTGAAAAAACTAAAGAATTTATAGAGCTTGCTAAAAACTTTAACAAAGAAGCTATATTTCATAGAGCAATAGATGTGAGTAATGACTATCAAAATAATTTAAAATTATTAACCAAACTTGGTATCACAAGAATATTAACTTCTGGTGCTGCAACAAATGCTACCTTAGGCATAGAAAATATTAAAAAAGCAATAGAACAAAAATTTCCTATTATCATAGGTTGTGGTATAAATAAAGATAACATCCATTTATTTAAAAACTTAGGAGCAAAAGAAATACATGGCTCTTTTTCAAAAAAAATACCTAATAAATATCATATAGATTTTGGAAATTATTCTATTTTAGACCAAAATGTCGTATTAACTATTGACTTTAATACTTTTTAA
- a CDS encoding DUF1576 domain-containing protein encodes MKEKTKEYIYLSIIPFSMLIYAFILNNPFEIFDGMIRIIMTNNILVSDYFYIANRGAAFFNAGIICLLNIWLIYKYDLKINGLLIVSVLLILSFGFMGKNIYNILPFYIGSYFYSRFIGKEFKSIVPIAMMSTTLAPIVSSLGFLGIILGIIIGFLMPIVTKHTLLYHGGYNLYNTGFAGGLFGIIIYSIVLSFGIKFDINKNYVNTFYNSTFIYFFILYIYMLFIGYINDKKILENVKSIHTHTGRLVTDFVHKEGFYASFFNMGTIGLICLVFSICFKVFNGPVICGMLTVVAFGGFGKHTKNIIPIMFGVIFMYFITNTRVDLTILLMTVFFSTTLAPIAGKFGIMLGILVGMLHFAVATRIGTIHGGMNLYNNGLAAGIISSIYVPIVEEIKGVIDIVRTRKDNN; translated from the coding sequence TTGAAAGAAAAAACAAAAGAATACATCTATCTTTCTATAATACCCTTTTCAATGTTAATTTATGCTTTTATTTTAAATAACCCTTTTGAAATATTTGATGGGATGATAAGAATAATTATGACGAATAATATATTAGTGTCAGATTATTTTTACATTGCAAATCGAGGTGCAGCATTTTTTAATGCAGGAATAATTTGTTTACTTAATATTTGGTTAATATATAAATATGATTTAAAAATAAACGGATTATTAATTGTATCGGTATTATTAATTTTATCTTTTGGTTTTATGGGTAAAAATATTTATAATATATTACCGTTTTATATTGGGTCATATTTTTATTCTAGATTTATAGGTAAAGAATTTAAAAGTATAGTTCCAATAGCAATGATGAGTACAACACTTGCTCCTATAGTATCAAGTTTAGGTTTTTTAGGAATAATATTAGGGATAATTATAGGATTTTTAATGCCTATAGTCACTAAGCATACTTTATTATATCATGGAGGTTATAATTTATATAATACAGGTTTTGCTGGTGGATTATTTGGTATAATAATTTATTCAATAGTATTGTCATTTGGAATTAAATTTGATATTAATAAAAATTATGTTAATACTTTTTATAATTCAACTTTTATTTATTTTTTTATCTTATACATATATATGTTATTTATTGGTTATATAAATGATAAAAAAATTCTTGAAAATGTCAAAAGTATACATACTCATACTGGTAGACTTGTAACAGATTTTGTACATAAAGAAGGATTTTATGCTTCTTTTTTTAACATGGGAACTATAGGATTAATTTGTCTTGTATTTTCAATATGTTTTAAGGTTTTTAATGGACCTGTAATATGTGGAATGTTAACAGTGGTTGCATTTGGTGGTTTTGGTAAACATACTAAAAACATTATTCCCATAATGTTTGGGGTAATATTTATGTATTTTATTACTAATACAAGAGTAGATTTAACAATACTTTTAATGACGGTATTTTTTTCAACTACACTTGCACCAATTGCAGGGAAATTTGGAATAATGTTAGGGATATTGGTAGGTATGCTACATTTTGCGGTTGCTACAAGAATTGGAACGATACATGGGGGTATGAATTTATATAATAACGGTCTTGCTGCTGGGATTATTTCCTCAATATATGTTCCAATAGTAGAAGAAATAAAAGGAGTGATAGATATTGTTAGAACAAGAAAAGATAATAATTAA
- the tpx gene encoding thiol peroxidase yields the protein MKITMGGNPITLIGNEVKIGQMAPNFKAVKGDMSEFKFSDYLGKKIVLTSFPSIDTGICAMQATKFNHEISKFEDTVLITVSNDLPFALSRYCSVNGIENAITISDHKDVDFGMKYGMLIEELRLLARAVFVIDKEGKIAYIEVCQEIKSEPDYEKALSVLNTL from the coding sequence ATGAAAATAACTATGGGTGGTAATCCAATTACATTAATTGGAAATGAAGTAAAGATTGGACAGATGGCGCCAAATTTTAAAGCTGTAAAAGGTGATATGAGTGAATTTAAGTTTTCAGATTATTTAGGGAAAAAAATAGTTTTAACTTCTTTCCCGTCTATTGATACAGGTATTTGTGCTATGCAGGCAACTAAATTTAACCATGAAATATCAAAATTTGAAGATACGGTTTTAATAACTGTTTCAAATGATTTACCATTTGCTTTAAGTAGATATTGTTCTGTAAATGGAATTGAAAATGCTATTACTATTTCAGATCATAAGGATGTTGACTTTGGAATGAAATATGGAATGTTAATAGAGGAATTAAGACTTTTAGCAAGAGCAGTATTTGTAATAGATAAAGAAGGTAAGATAGCATATATTGAAGTTTGCCAAGAGATTAAAAGTGAACCAGATTATGAGAAAGCATTATCTGTATTAAATACTTTATAA
- the cas2 gene encoding CRISPR-associated endonuclease Cas2 yields MSKEAIKINLLIGYDISDDKIRAKVFKELKYFGLINIQYSVFYGEDISKNIFNLIKIMFTKLEIENYFIAKVESKNIEGIPLLEEVVIM; encoded by the coding sequence ATGAGTAAGGAGGCTATTAAGATAAATTTATTGATAGGATATGATATTAGCGATGATAAAATAAGAGCTAAAGTGTTTAAGGAATTAAAATATTTTGGATTAATAAATATACAGTATTCGGTTTTCTATGGAGAAGACATAAGTAAAAATATTTTTAATCTAATTAAGATAATGTTTACAAAATTAGAAATTGAAAATTATTTTATTGCAAAAGTGGAGTCAAAAAATATAGAGGGTATACCTCTTTTAGAAGAAGTAGTTATTATGTAA
- the nrdD gene encoding anaerobic ribonucleoside-triphosphate reductase, translated as MQKELQSNLIKNASYRSMQDSELNFDYSREVIHIHDKEYFNVSYNCLGISLKNIINDIEDFDYALTKIEIFITELCNEQSGGIGIINIDEDLKKFAQKNEKEILVKNFRNFFEKLNANLRKGIENAYVTFNLGQDISEEGRIITKCILEALRLGSRDKGRQFIFPNVVFKYKKGVNEDLFSLATEVTAVRMNPTYLNLDSELLRDYNPLEIGIMGCRTLVTKNINGKSGSLNRGNVQAISLNLPKIATISKNFDNFIENLEIYMNETMEILKKKHDVLSEMDKNNFGILTKYNLYVDSDKELRKMFSNGTYSIGFIGIWETLAYLFKKEISKEFVKDNIEKALEIIKFMRNKTDYFSNVYGLNVSLLASAGEGICKKFAIDDPNYEYYTNSFHVPVYLEINIKNKIEIESKFVKYCNGGNITYVEFPHPMKENPKTISCAVLGAFEYDITYFGINFKLDVCNECNSEGVFDQECPFCSSTNIDRYRRVSGYISLKQNLSIGKAAEEKIRKSNLILETGD; from the coding sequence ATGCAAAAAGAATTGCAATCAAATTTAATTAAAAATGCAAGTTATAGATCGATGCAAGATAGTGAATTGAATTTTGATTATAGTAGAGAAGTGATACATATTCATGATAAAGAATATTTTAATGTATCGTATAATTGTTTAGGTATATCATTGAAAAATATAATAAATGATATAGAAGATTTTGATTATGCCTTAACGAAAATTGAGATATTTATTACAGAATTATGTAATGAACAGTCTGGTGGGATAGGAATAATTAATATAGATGAAGATTTAAAAAAATTTGCACAAAAAAATGAAAAAGAAATATTAGTAAAAAATTTTAGAAACTTCTTCGAAAAATTAAATGCTAATCTTAGAAAAGGTATCGAGAATGCATATGTAACTTTTAACTTGGGACAAGATATTAGTGAAGAAGGTAGAATTATTACAAAATGTATTTTAGAAGCACTTAGATTAGGTAGTAGAGATAAAGGGAGACAATTTATATTCCCAAATGTTGTCTTTAAATATAAAAAAGGTGTTAATGAAGACTTATTTTCATTAGCTACAGAAGTAACAGCTGTGAGAATGAATCCAACTTATTTAAATTTAGATTCAGAATTATTGAGAGATTATAACCCTTTAGAAATAGGAATAATGGGATGCAGAACTTTAGTTACTAAAAATATTAATGGTAAATCTGGATCTTTAAATAGAGGTAATGTACAAGCAATATCTTTAAATTTACCAAAAATTGCAACAATTTCGAAAAATTTTGATAATTTTATTGAAAATTTAGAGATATATATGAATGAAACAATGGAAATTTTAAAGAAGAAACATGATGTTTTATCAGAAATGGATAAAAATAATTTTGGTATTTTAACTAAGTATAATTTGTATGTAGATTCAGATAAAGAGTTGAGAAAAATGTTTTCTAATGGGACTTATTCTATTGGATTTATTGGGATATGGGAGACGCTAGCCTATTTATTTAAAAAAGAAATTTCAAAGGAATTTGTAAAAGATAATATTGAAAAAGCACTTGAAATAATAAAGTTTATGAGAAATAAAACAGATTATTTTTCAAATGTATACGGATTAAATGTTTCACTATTAGCATCTGCTGGAGAAGGAATTTGTAAAAAATTTGCAATTGATGATCCAAATTATGAATATTATACTAATTCTTTTCATGTACCTGTTTATTTAGAAATTAATATTAAAAATAAAATTGAAATAGAATCTAAATTTGTTAAATATTGTAATGGAGGTAATATAACATATGTTGAATTTCCGCATCCAATGAAAGAAAACCCCAAAACTATATCTTGTGCTGTTTTAGGTGCTTTTGAATATGATATTACTTATTTTGGGATAAATTTTAAATTAGATGTGTGTAATGAATGTAATAGTGAAGGTGTATTTGATCAGGAATGTCCATTTTGTTCTTCTACAAATATAGATAGATATAGAAGAGTATCAGGATATATTTCTTTAAAACAAAATCTCTCAATTGGAAAAGCAGCAGAAGAAAAAATAAGAAAGAGTAATTTGATATTAGAAACAGGTGATTAG
- a CDS encoding type II toxin-antitoxin system death-on-curing family toxin, translated as MKKKLNELEYTLKLLDDYDHQCIEKTTNNTLEKYKISYEDVLKIINSMNFSESSNVFGVEKEKGIVQGILNNIYQSSFGIEIYESVEEKAANLLYFLIKDHPFVDGCKRIATAVFIYYLSMNNIEEIDKKMLVPLVLLIAHSSNFEKELMINLILKMIK; from the coding sequence TTGAAAAAAAAATTAAATGAGCTTGAATATACACTTAAATTATTAGATGATTATGATCATCAATGTATTGAAAAAACAACAAATAATACTCTGGAAAAATATAAGATTAGTTATGAAGATGTTCTTAAAATAATAAATAGTATGAATTTTAGTGAAAGTTCAAATGTTTTTGGAGTGGAAAAAGAAAAAGGTATAGTTCAGGGTATATTAAATAATATATACCAAAGTAGTTTTGGAATAGAAATATATGAAAGTGTAGAAGAAAAAGCAGCTAATTTACTTTATTTTTTAATAAAAGATCATCCTTTTGTAGATGGATGTAAACGTATTGCTACAGCAGTATTTATTTATTACTTATCAATGAATAATATTGAGGAAATAGATAAAAAAATGTTAGTTCCATTAGTTCTTTTGATAGCCCATTCATCAAATTTTGAAAAAGAATTAATGATAAATTTAATTTTAAAAATGATAAAATAA
- the ahpC gene encoding alkyl hydroperoxide reductase subunit C, protein MALIGKKLPEFSVKAFRKGEKDFLTVTDKDILGKWSVFVFYPADFTFVCPTELEDLQDNYEAFKQEGCEIYSVSCDTHFVHKAWSDHSDKISKVEYTMLADPTGFLARFFDVMIEEEGMALRGSFVVNPEGIIKAFEIHDNGIGREAKELLRKVQGAKFVEEHGEVCPAKWKPGDETLIPSIDLVGEL, encoded by the coding sequence ATGGCATTAATTGGTAAAAAGCTACCAGAATTTTCAGTAAAAGCATTTAGAAAGGGTGAAAAAGATTTCTTAACAGTTACAGATAAAGATATTTTAGGAAAATGGTCAGTATTTGTATTTTATCCAGCAGATTTTACTTTTGTATGTCCTACAGAATTAGAAGATTTACAAGATAACTATGAAGCTTTTAAACAAGAAGGATGTGAAATATATTCTGTTTCATGTGATACACACTTTGTTCATAAAGCATGGAGTGATCATTCAGACAAAATATCTAAAGTAGAATACACTATGCTTGCAGATCCAACTGGATTTTTAGCTAGATTTTTTGATGTTATGATAGAAGAAGAAGGGATGGCTTTAAGAGGAAGCTTTGTAGTAAATCCAGAAGGTATAATTAAAGCGTTTGAAATACATGATAACGGTATAGGAAGAGAAGCAAAAGAATTATTAAGAAAAGTTCAAGGTGCAAAATTTGTTGAAGAACATGGAGAAGTTTGTCCTGCAAAATGGAAACCTGGAGATGAAACTTTAATTCCAAGTATTGATTTAGTTGGAGAACTTTAA